From a region of the Clupea harengus chromosome 9, Ch_v2.0.2, whole genome shotgun sequence genome:
- the LOC105892622 gene encoding UDP-glucuronosyltransferase 2B13-like, whose protein sequence is MAPWLLPVLLSPVYFLSLLVISCPACHGGKILLVPIEGSHWVNMDILIRALHNQGHSITVVLSTKSWYIKADSPYYDSVTVSVDKGFDEEFVKPFVVQMMEIEKGSRSFINFIHSQLVLGLTTYRLHDISCHMAASMFEDRALMRQLNESQFDLVLTDPSSAEGILLAHYLKLPLVHNVRWLTGTEGHLSLAPSPVSYIPIRGSGLSDKMTFLQRVKNMLFYLLMQFKLRFLIHTQYQAVCDKYFEHEVDYSQIVQAADLWLMRVDFVFEFPRPTMPNIVYIGGFQCKPAKPLPQDLEDFVQSSGDHGVILMSLGTLVSAISGDIAEDIAAAFAELPQKVIWRHVGERPSTLGNNTLLVNWMPQNDLLGHPKIRAFVAHGGTNGLQEAIYHGVPVVGIPVFFDQYDNLFRLKERGGAKIFSIAAINKNTFLQGLQEVLHEPSYRENMQRLSRLHRDQPMKPLDRAIFWIEFVMRHKGAAHLRTESYKMPWYAYHSVDVVLFLLAVTLSFMYIVVYGIMVFCCRVCLRRKIKHE, encoded by the coding sequence ATGGCACCCTGGCTTCTTCCTGTTCTCCTATCACCTGTCTACTTCCTGAGTCTCCTTGTGATTTCCTGTCCTGCCTGCCATGGAGGGAAGATACTGTTGGTCCCAATAGAAGGGAGCCACTGGGTGAACATGGACATCCTTATCAGGGCTCTACACAACCAGGGACACTCCATCACAGTGGTACTGTCCACCAAGAGCTGGTACATCAAAGCGGACTCTCCCTACTACGACTCAGTCACGGTGTCTGTCGACAAGGGGTTCGATGAGGAATTTGTCAAACCGTTCGTTGTGCAAATGATGGAAATCGAGAAGGGAAGTAGGTCCTTCATTAATTTTATTCATTCGCAGTTAGTGTTGGGCTTGACCACGTACAGACTCCATGACATCTCCTGTCACATGGCAGCCTCCATGTTTGAGGACAGAGCGTTAATGCGGCAGCTGAATGAGAGTCAGTTTGACCTGGTTCTCACGGACCCCTCATCTGCCGAGGGCATCCTCCTGGCTCACTACCTGAAGCTGCCCTTAGTCCACAATGTGCGGTGGTTGACTGGTACTGAAGGCCACCTTTCTCTCGCACCTTCACCGGTATCCTACATACCAATCAGAGGATCTGGCCTGTCTGACAAAATGACCTTCTTACAAAGGGTGAAAAATATGCTTTTCTACCTCCTTATGCAGTTTAAGTTGAGGTTCTTGATCCACACACAATACCAGGCAGTGTGTGATAAGTACTTTGAACATGAAGTAGACTATAGTCAGATTGTGCAAGCAGCAGATCTCTGGCTGATGCGAGTCGACTTTGTGTTTGAGTTTCCACGTCCCACTATGCCTAACATTGTTTACATTGGTGGGTTCCAGTGTAAGCCAGCAAAGCCCCTTCCTCAAGACCTGGAGGACTTTGTACAGAGCTCTGGAGACCATGGGGTCATCCTCATGTCTTTGGGGACATTAGTGAGTGCCATTTCAGGCGACATTGCAGAGGACATAGCAGCAGCTTTTGCTGAGTTGCCTCAGAAAGTCATTTGGAGGCATGTTGGGGAAAGACCCTCCACACTGGGTAACAACACCCTCCTAGTAAATTGGATGCCCCAAAATGACCTACTAGGACACCCTAAAATCAGAGCCTTTGTAGCCCATGGGGGAACTAATGGACTTCAAGAGGCCATCTATCATGGCGTTCCAGTTGTGGGAATTCCTGTGTTTTTTGACCAGTATGACAACCTGTTTcgactgaaggagagaggaggagcgaaAATTTTCTCCATCGCCGCCATCAATAAAAACACCTTCCTCCAGGGCTTACAGGAAGTGCTCCATGAGCCGTcctacagggagaacatgcagagGCTCTCCAGGCTGCACAGGGACCAGCCAATGAAGCCCCTGGACCGAGCCATCTTCTGGATTGAGTTTGTAATGAGACACAAAGGTGCTGCTCACCTGCGCACAGAGTCATACAAGATGCCTTGGTATGCCTACCACTCAGTGGATGTAGTACTGTTCTTACTTGCTGTAACACTCAGCTTCATGTACATTGTGGTTTATGGCATCATGGTCTTTTGCTGCAGGGTTTGtttgagaagaaaaataaaacatgagtAA
- the LOC116221761 gene encoding cytochrome P450 2M1-like isoform X2 encodes MDILSVLQTNFLSLVLCIIVFILLWMNRGKKSSFERLPPGPRPAPLVGNLFQIGLAEPYKYYLELCNKYGSVCTIWLANKPVIILSGYKTIKDALATQGEEFNGRAQYPFLMRSTNGFGVLASSGQRWKDLRRFSIMTLKNFGMGRRSVEERVQEEARSLVKAFHEFDVFGHRFEYKDPEFLLLYDTINAYFDVLNSPIGIVWNECLLSSVDK; translated from the exons ATGGATATTCTTTCTGTCCTTCAGACAAACTTTCTCTCACTGGTTTTGTGcattattgtttttatattgCTGTGGATGAATCGAGGTAAAAAGAGCAGCTTTGAAAGATTACCGCCGGGTCCCCGTCCTGCTCCACTTGTTGGCAATTTATTCCAAATAGGCCTAGCGGAGCCATACAAGTATTATCTGGAG CTCTGCAACAAGTATGGGTCAGTGTGTACCATCTGGCTGGCCAACAAACCAGTGATCATACTGTCCGGATATAAGACCATCAAAGACGCCCTTGCCACTCAGGGAGAGGAGTTCAATGGGAGGGCTCAGTACCCCTTCTTGATGAGGTCAACCAATGGATTTG GTGTGTTAGCCAGCAGTGGTCAGCGCTGGAAGGACCTCCGTCGGTTCTCCATCATGACGCTGAAGAACTTTGGGATGGGGCggaggagtgtggaggagagggtccAGGAGGAGGCCAGGAGCCTGGTGAAGGCGTTTCATGAGTTTGATG TGTTTGGGCACCGGTTTGAGTACAAAGACCCAGAGTTCTTGCTGCTCTACGATACAATCAACGCCTACTTCGACGTGCTCAACAGTCCTATTGGCATAGTATGGAATGAATGTCTTTTGAGTAGCGTAGATAAGTAG
- the LOC116221761 gene encoding cytochrome P450 2M1-like isoform X1, with amino-acid sequence MDILSVLQTNFLSLVLCIIVFILLWMNRGKKSSFERLPPGPRPAPLVGNLFQIGLAEPYKYYLELCNKYGSVCTIWLANKPVIILSGYKTIKDALATQGEEFNGRAQYPFLMRSTNGFGVLASSGQRWKDLRRFSIMTLKNFGMGRRSVEERVQEEARSLVKAFHEFDGAVFNYEELMCNAVSNVICSIVFGHRFEYKDPEFLLLYDTINAYFDVLNSPIGIVWNECLLSSVDK; translated from the exons ATGGATATTCTTTCTGTCCTTCAGACAAACTTTCTCTCACTGGTTTTGTGcattattgtttttatattgCTGTGGATGAATCGAGGTAAAAAGAGCAGCTTTGAAAGATTACCGCCGGGTCCCCGTCCTGCTCCACTTGTTGGCAATTTATTCCAAATAGGCCTAGCGGAGCCATACAAGTATTATCTGGAG CTCTGCAACAAGTATGGGTCAGTGTGTACCATCTGGCTGGCCAACAAACCAGTGATCATACTGTCCGGATATAAGACCATCAAAGACGCCCTTGCCACTCAGGGAGAGGAGTTCAATGGGAGGGCTCAGTACCCCTTCTTGATGAGGTCAACCAATGGATTTG GTGTGTTAGCCAGCAGTGGTCAGCGCTGGAAGGACCTCCGTCGGTTCTCCATCATGACGCTGAAGAACTTTGGGATGGGGCggaggagtgtggaggagagggtccAGGAGGAGGCCAGGAGCCTGGTGAAGGCGTTTCATGAGTTTGATG gagCAGTTTTCAACTACGAAGAGCTGATGTGCAATGCGGTGTCAAACGTCATCTGCTCCATAGTGTTTGGGCACCGGTTTGAGTACAAAGACCCAGAGTTCTTGCTGCTCTACGATACAATCAACGCCTACTTCGACGTGCTCAACAGTCCTATTGGCATAGTATGGAATGAATGTCTTTTGAGTAGCGTAGATAAGTAG